From the Psilocybe cubensis strain MGC-MH-2018 chromosome 9, whole genome shotgun sequence genome, one window contains:
- a CDS encoding U4/U5/U6 small nuclear ribonucleoprotein prp3, with the protein MNKKNVLPSGTTSLSSSTTARALPGLAAPVPKVPIVPASLPSKVVYAGTPSPSLSSGPTPASGSGAPTPAISDDLLRKVAEAKRRVADAQTKLAIKDNPYMTLAQSAKRSSKSSTPQIEPTQQGAGLKMAAHPLLLDTTPVLPQSKKDRYKPMQPKFASIKANVRNQPSPSPASIVPSVVPSPAAAAGANPYMAGGVGVAGAAGSGGKEVGMFEGAPRERQGRKFHFNPKGKYVALGNQMRQENQLEALKQRIAESARKAGLDGDMGIEKTIKRAPPPDSEWWDAALLPSKSYNDIDTFGLNKLNIRTPDSPVTIYIQHPIPIPAPNEKNKIELKPMMLTKKEQKKMRKLRRKQELQDKRDRIRMGLLPPDPPKVRLANLMKVLTSDAIQDPTRVEARVRREVAMRKHTHEKTNAERKLTPDQRRAKLETKKADEDRRGITGLVFKVLTLTDPAHQFKVRKNAEQLNLTGVCVFGPSFSVVYVEGAGKYIRNYKRLMMQRIKWTEAARPRGGEEEVELENPESEAEDTGETPKVKAPESSSGDAAKNLEDNKCYLIWEGALRDREFSNFKARSCPTDRDAREMLGDRMKGYWDVAKNWKPEDEEIF; encoded by the exons ATGAACAAGAAGAACGTTTTGCCTTCAGGAACAACGTCCTTGTCCTCTTCTACTACCGCACGGGCCTTACCGGGTCTCGCAGCGCCCGTGCCCAAGGTGCCCATTGTTCCGGCGTCGCTGCCATCCAAGGTTGTGTACGCAGGAACCCCTTCGCCCAGCCTCTCCAGCGGGCCTACCCCCGCGTCTGGCTCTGGggcacccacacccgccaTATCTGATGATCTCCTGCGCAAAGTCGCAGAAGCTAAACGACGTGTTGCAGATGCGCAGACGAAACTCGCAATCAAAGATAACCCGTACATG ACCCTCGCGCAGTCCGCGAAGCGCAGCAGCAAATCGAGCACACCGCAAATCGAGCCGACACAGCAAGGCGCCGGGCTGAAAATGGCCGCGCACCCTCTGCTTCTAGACACAACGCCCGTGCTGCCGCAGTCCAAAAAAGACAGATACAAGCCCATGCAGCCCAAATTTGCATCAATCAAAGCGAATGTGCGGAACCAGCCGTCGCCCTCTCCAGCTTCGATTGTCCCAAGTGTCGTACCGAGCCCTGCAGCTGCTGCAGGGGCGAATCCGTACATGGCCGGCGGGGTGGGTGTGGCGGGGGCCGCGGGTAGCGGGGGGAAGGAGGTGGGGATGTTCGAGGGTGCGCCAAGGGAGCGGCAGGGGCGTAAGTTCCATTTTAATCCCAAGGGCAAATACGTGGCGCTGGGGAACCAGATGAGACAGGAGAATCAGCTCGAGGCGCTTAAGCAGCGTATTGCCGAAAGTGCACGCAAGGCGGGGTTGGATGGGGATATGGGCATCGAGAAGACTATCAAG AGGGCTCCGCCTCCTGATTCAGAGTGGTGGGATGCAGCGCTGCTGCCGAGCAAGTCGTACAATGACATTGACACGTTTGGGCTCAACAAACTCAACATCCGCACGCCGGACTCACCTGTGACGATATATATCCAGCATCCTATCCCCATCCCTGCGCCGAACGAGAAGAACAAGATTGAGCTCAAACCGATGATGCTTACCAAGaaggaacagaagaagatgaggaagttGAGGAGGAAACAGGAGTTGCAGGATAAGCGGGATAGAATCCGTATGGGCCTCTTGCCACCCGATCCTCCAAAAG TACGCCTCGCCAATCTCATGAAAGTCCTCACATCAGACGCAATCCAAGACCCTACACGCGTCGAAGCGCGCGTACGCCGTGAAGTTGCGATGCGCAAACACACACACGAAAAGACCAACGCAGAGCGCAAACTTACCCCAGACCAACGACGCGCCAAGCTCGAGACCAAAAAAGCGGACGAGGACAGACGCGGGATAACAGGGCTTGTATTCAAAGTGCTCACGCTCACCGACCCGGCACATCAGTTCAAAGTGCGGAAGAACGCTGAGCAGTTGAATCTGAcgggtgtgtgtgtgtttggGCCGAGTTTCAGTGTGGTTTATGTAGAGGGTGCGGGCAAGTATATCAGGAATTATAAGCGGTTGATGATGCAGCGCATCAAGTGGACCGAGGCGGCAAGGCCAAGGGGcggtgaggaggaggttgagcTGGAAAATCCAGAGTCGGAGGCCGAAGATACAGGAGAGACACCGAAAGTGAAAGCGCCAGAGTCGAGTAGTGGCGACGCGGCGAAAAACCTTGAAGACAACAAGTGCTATCTGATCTGGGAAGGCGCATTGCGTGACCGCGAATTTAGCAATTTCAAGGCGCGCAGCTGTCCCACGGACCGTGATGCGCGCGAGATGCTCGGTGATAGGATGAAAGGGTATTGGGATGTTGCGAAGAATTGGAAGcctgaggatgaggagatTTTCTAG
- a CDS encoding 54S ribosomal protein L16, mitochondrial, which produces MFSLSSLSRRTLGGLSRVLAAPAPAQAPTALSPLSIFTRARSQLAPKQVKHIKRHKGRVPIPTGGSTKGTTLAYGDWGIRIKGNGARLSAKQLTTAQEVIVKKLKVLKGSKVYLRVFPDIPVCIKGNETRMGKGKGTFEFWATRVPTGRVIFEIGGVPIREELARDVLRLAAAKLPTQMEFITRSSLPRLGNLLIPPPPPKQVDVSAIPAAPSAESAPPSA; this is translated from the exons ATGttttctctctcctcccTTTCCCGGCGCACGCTGGGCGGGCTGTCCAGGGTGCtcgccgcccccgcccccgcccaaGCTCCCACCGCGCTCTCCCCGTTATCAATATTCACCCGTGCGCGCTCTCAGCTTGCGCCAAAACAGGTCAAGCACATCAAGCGGCACAAGGGCAGGGTGCCTATCCCGACGGGCGGGTCGACCAAGGGCACGACGCTCGCATATGGCGACTGGGGCATCCGCATCAAGGGTAACGGCGCGCGACTGTCTGCGAAGCAGCTGACGACGGCGCAGGAGGTGATTGTAAAGAAGCTCAAAGTTCTCAAGGGGAGCAAGGTGTATTTGAGGGTCTTCCCGGACATCCCAGTGTGCATCAAG GGTAATGAGACGCGTATgggtaaaggaaaaggaacgTTCGAGTTCTGGGCGACACG TGTGCCAACAGGCCGAGTCATCTTTGAGATAGGCGGCGTGCCCATCCGCGAGGAACTCGCCCGTGATG TCCTGCGCCTCGCAGCAGCCAAACTCCCCACGCAGATGGAATTTATTACCCGCTCGTCTCTTCCCCGCCTCGGAAATCTTCTtatcccaccaccacccccaaaACAGGTCGACGTGTCAGCTATCCCTGCAGCACCTTCAGCCGAATCTGCCCCACCCTCGGCATAG